The Candidatus Margulisiibacteriota bacterium genome includes a window with the following:
- a CDS encoding DUF4172 domain-containing protein has translation MYIYKNQNWPNFTWNNEKVLEVLLPTKLAQGLLLGKMNALGFELKEEAVLNILTQDIIKSSEIEGEILDKEQVRSSVARRLGFDVGGGIHVDRNIEGVVETMLDATQHYNLVLTKDILIGWHASLFPTSYSGMHKIEVGQFRDDKNGPMQVVSGAISKEKVHYQAPEASSLELEILEFIDWVNGSAHIDTVIKAGIAHLWFVTLHPFDDGNGRIARALTDMLLARAENTPQRFYSMSAQIRKERNEYYNILEKTQKGSLDITAWLVWFIECLLRAIENTQGTLSCIFNKALFWQKYGSINLNDRQKKVINMLFDNFEGKLTSSKWAKICKCSQDSANRDILELVDKNILIKVGAGRSTNYVLIGNNESCGD, from the coding sequence ATGTATATTTATAAAAATCAAAATTGGCCTAATTTTACTTGGAATAATGAAAAGGTATTGGAAGTATTGCTCCCGACAAAACTTGCACAAGGTTTGTTGCTCGGCAAAATGAATGCACTTGGATTTGAATTAAAGGAAGAAGCTGTATTAAATATATTGACTCAGGATATTATTAAATCCAGTGAGATTGAAGGCGAGATACTTGATAAAGAACAAGTTAGATCGTCTGTCGCGAGACGTTTAGGATTTGATGTCGGTGGTGGAATACATGTCGACCGCAACATCGAAGGTGTTGTAGAGACGATGCTTGATGCAACACAGCATTATAACCTAGTTTTAACTAAAGATATATTAATCGGATGGCACGCTTCTTTGTTCCCTACAAGTTATAGTGGAATGCATAAAATAGAAGTAGGGCAGTTTCGAGATGATAAAAACGGACCAATGCAAGTTGTATCAGGTGCTATAAGTAAAGAAAAAGTCCATTATCAAGCACCGGAAGCATCCTCTCTCGAGTTAGAAATTCTTGAGTTTATTGATTGGGTAAACGGTTCAGCGCATATCGATACTGTCATAAAAGCTGGTATAGCTCATTTATGGTTTGTTACTTTGCATCCTTTTGATGACGGGAATGGACGAATTGCAAGAGCATTAACTGATATGCTGCTTGCTAGAGCAGAAAATACTCCACAGCGATTTTACAGTATGTCAGCGCAAATAAGAAAAGAACGTAATGAGTACTATAATATATTAGAAAAAACTCAAAAGGGTTCACTTGATATTACAGCGTGGCTAGTTTGGTTTATTGAATGCTTATTGCGTGCTATCGAAAATACCCAAGGAACACTTTCTTGTATATTTAATAAAGCATTATTCTGGCAAAAATATGGAAGCATTAATTTAAACGATAGACAAAAGAAAGTAATAAATATGCTTTTTGATAATTTTGAAGGAAAATTAACTTCTTCTAAATGGGCAAAAATATGTAAGTGTTCGCAAGATTCTGCAAACAGGGATATTTTAGAATTGGTTGATAAGAATATATTAATCAAGGTTGGTGCAGGCCGTAGCACGAATTACGTTTTGATTGGTAATAATGAAAGTTGCGGAGATTAG